The Oryzias melastigma strain HK-1 linkage group LG6, ASM292280v2, whole genome shotgun sequence genome includes a window with the following:
- the znf319b gene encoding zinc finger protein 319, which yields MDWASPGAKLNPYARTRMTETWQQHTVAPPVVHNIPAATENALGCTVYGIVLQSDAASLQQQQSQLEQQQQNQQNSLQVGAEEAHKCETCGHDISHLANPLEHQCVVTQDRSFQCTQCLKIFHQATDLLEHQCVQVEQKPFVCGVCKMGFSLLTSLAAHHTSHNSGNPMKCSICEKTYRPSSSGNTTPTSSNSQQTSSDPASSSSSILPFPSARDRPYKCSVCQKGFKHLSELTRHERVHTGEKPFKCDTCDKAFSQSSHLQHHQRTHSNERPFKCAVCEKSFKHRSHLVRHMYVHSGEHLFKCNLCELHFKESSELLHHPCHPQGSRPFRCAACGKGFKRPSDLRQHERTHSEERPFHCDECQMSFKQQYALARHRRMHKDPTDRPFKCNLCDKGFMQPSHLLYHQHVHGMDNLFKCASCQKEFSQSGELLRHKCGESSSASLDKPYKCDVCGKGYKKSSTLQRHQNSHCQEKPLKCSLCERRFVSSSEFVEHRCDPSREKPLKCPDCEKRFKYTSDVNRHRRVHTGEKPFKCDHCDKAFKQREHLTKHQSTHSREGQFKCVWCGERFSDLGSLQDHTVQHTAEGGGYDMSQCI from the exons ATGGa ttGGGCATCTCCGGGTGCCAAACTGAATCCTTATGCCCGAACTCGCATGACTGAGACCTGGCAGCAGCACACCGTCGCTCCTCCCGTCGTCCACAACATCCCCGCGGCAACAGAGAATGCTCTGGGCTGTACTGTTTATGGGATTGTTCTGCAGTCAGACGCTGcgtctctgcagcagcagcagagccagctcgaacagcagcagcagaaccaacAGAACTCCCTGCAGGTCGGTGCCGAGGAGGCGCATAAATGTGAGACCTGTGGACACGACATCTCCCACCTGGCGAACCCGCTGGAGCATCAGTGCGTGGTGACTCAGGACAGGTCCTTCCAGTGCACACAGTGCCTGAAGATTTTCCATCAGGCCACAGACTTGCTAGAGCATCAGTGCGTGCAGGTGGAGCAGAAGCCGTTTGTCTGCGGCGTCTGCAAAATGGGCTTCTCCCTCCTCACCTCCCTGGCGGCGCACCACACGTCCCACAACAGCGGCAACCCCATGAAGTGCTCCATATGCGAGAAGACGTACCGACCCAGTTCCTCTGGGAACACCACGCCCACCTCCTCCAACTCCCAGCAGACCAGCAGTGACCcggccagcagcagctcctccatccTGCCCTTCCCATCAGCCCGAGACCGGCCCTACAAGTGCTCCGTGTGCCAGAAAGGCTTCAAACACCTGTCGGAGCTGACGCGGCACGAGAGGGTGCACACCGGTGAAAAACCCTTCAAATGTGACACGTGCGACAAGGCCTTCAGCCAGTCCTCGCACCTGCAGCACCACCAGCGCACGCACAGCAACGAGCGGCCGTTCAAGTGCGCCGTTTGCGAGAAGAGCTTCAAGCACCGCTCCCACCTGGTGCGCCACATGTACGTGCACTCCGGAGAGCACCTGTTCAAATGCAACCTGTGCGAGCTGCACTTTAAGGAGTCGTCCGAGCTCCTGCACCACCCCTGCCACCCGCAGGGCTCGCGGCCCTTCCGCTGCGCTGCGTGCGGGAAGGGCTTCAAGCGGCCTTCCGACCTGCGCCAGCACGAGCGCACGCACTCAGAGGAGCGCCCCTTCCACTGTGACGAGTGTCAGATGAGCTTCAAGCAGCAGTACGCCTTGGCACGCCACAGACGCATGCACAAAGACCCCACCGACCGGCCCTTCAAATGCAACCTGTGCGACAAGGGCTTCATGCAGCCCTCCCACCTTCTGTACCATCAGCACGTGCACGGCATGGACAACCTCTTTAAGTGCGCCTCCTGTCAGAAGGAGTTCAGCCAGTCAGGAGAGCTGCTCCGGCACAAGTGTGGCGAGTCGTCCAGCGCCTCCCTCGACAAGCCGTACAAGTGCGACGTGTGCGGGAAGGGCTACAAGAAAAGCTCCACGCTGCAGCGCCACCAGAACTCTCACTGCCAGGAGAAGCCACTGAAGTGCTCGCTGTGCGAGCGCCGCTTTGTCTCCTCCTCCGAGTTCGTGGAGCACCGCTGCGACCCGTCGCGGGAAAAACCACTTAAGTGTCCCGACTGTGAGAAGAGGTTCAAATACACGTCGGACGTGAACCGCCACAGGCGCGTGCACACGGGCGAGAAACCCTTCAAATGTGACCACTGCGACAAAGCCTTCAAGCAGCGCGAACACTTGACCAAACACCAGAGCACGCACTCCAGGGAGGGCCAGTTCAAGTGCGTGTGGTGCGGGGAGCGCTTCAGCGACTTGGGGTCATTGCAGGACCACACGGTGCAGCACACAGCCGAGGGAGGCGGCTACGACATGTCCCAGTGCATCTGA
- the usb1 gene encoding U6 snRNA phosphodiesterase isoform X2, which produces MVFQCRRKRRWKNMSPKQDEEEPQTEDSSLHGGRIRSFKHERGNWATYVYFPYHPEEEFEELLEELLSAAASHGVVLTPQEEFHLSLSQTVVLRHHWIQPFMQSLRAGLTHCKRFVCSAGRLRVYCNAERTRTFLGMEAFTGHAQLLDLVRVIDQTLTEFQLETFYKDPSFHVSLAWCVGDLTEELKEITKELQSLVDERDDGPFHLNLDCAELRCRTGNKTFRFSLEA; this is translated from the exons atggtTTTCCAATGCCGAAGAAAGCGAAGATGGAAGAATATGTCTCCAAAACAAG ATGAGGAAGAGCCACAAACAGAGGACAGTTCGCTCCATGGCGGTCGCATTCGGTCCTTCAAACACGAGCGGGGAAACTGGGCCACATATGTTTATTTTCCAT ACCATCCTGAGGAAGAGtttgaggagctgctggaggaacTGCTGTCAGCCGCAGCCTCTCACGGTGTGGTTTTGACGCCACAGGAGGAGTTTCACCTCAGCCTGTCTCAAACGGTGGTGCTCAGACACCACTGGATCCAGCCTTTCATGCAGAGCCTGAGGGCAGGCCTGACTCACTGTAAAAG ATTTGTCTGTTCAGCTGGGAGGCTGAGGGTCTACTGCAACGCTGAGAGAACAAG GACGTTCCTCGGTATGGAAGCTTTTACTGGGCATGCTcagttgttggatctggtccGAGTCATCGACCAAACACTGACAGAGTTTCAGCTGGAGACTTTCTACAAG GATCCATCTTTCCACGTGAGTCTGGCCTGGTGTGTTGGAGACCTGACGGAAGAGCTGAAGGAGATCACCAAAGAGCTGCAG AGTCTGGTAGACGAGCGTGACGACGGACCGTTTCATTTAAATCTGGACTGTGCCGAGCTGCGCTGCAGGACGGGAAACAAAACCTTCCGCTTCTCTTTGGAAGCATGA
- the usb1 gene encoding U6 snRNA phosphodiesterase isoform X1, which produces MLVGYSSSSEEEEEDSEAAAATQSQSCSPKKKEKDGFPMPKKAKMEEYVSKTRLPLPDCLQTMFPDEEEPQTEDSSLHGGRIRSFKHERGNWATYVYFPYHPEEEFEELLEELLSAAASHGVVLTPQEEFHLSLSQTVVLRHHWIQPFMQSLRAGLTHCKRFVCSAGRLRVYCNAERTRTFLGMEAFTGHAQLLDLVRVIDQTLTEFQLETFYKDPSFHVSLAWCVGDLTEELKEITKELQSLVDERDDGPFHLNLDCAELRCRTGNKTFRFSLEA; this is translated from the exons ATGTTAGTGGGCTACAGCAGCAGctcggaggaggaggaagaggacagTGAAGCGGCTGCGGCTACTCAAAGCCAAAGTTGTTCTcccaagaaaaaggaaaaagatggtTTTCCAATGCCGAAGAAAGCGAAGATGGAAGAATATGTCTCCAAAACAAG ACTGCCCCTTCCTGACTGTCTGCAGACCATGTTTCCAGATGAGGAAGAGCCACAAACAGAGGACAGTTCGCTCCATGGCGGTCGCATTCGGTCCTTCAAACACGAGCGGGGAAACTGGGCCACATATGTTTATTTTCCAT ACCATCCTGAGGAAGAGtttgaggagctgctggaggaacTGCTGTCAGCCGCAGCCTCTCACGGTGTGGTTTTGACGCCACAGGAGGAGTTTCACCTCAGCCTGTCTCAAACGGTGGTGCTCAGACACCACTGGATCCAGCCTTTCATGCAGAGCCTGAGGGCAGGCCTGACTCACTGTAAAAG ATTTGTCTGTTCAGCTGGGAGGCTGAGGGTCTACTGCAACGCTGAGAGAACAAG GACGTTCCTCGGTATGGAAGCTTTTACTGGGCATGCTcagttgttggatctggtccGAGTCATCGACCAAACACTGACAGAGTTTCAGCTGGAGACTTTCTACAAG GATCCATCTTTCCACGTGAGTCTGGCCTGGTGTGTTGGAGACCTGACGGAAGAGCTGAAGGAGATCACCAAAGAGCTGCAG AGTCTGGTAGACGAGCGTGACGACGGACCGTTTCATTTAAATCTGGACTGTGCCGAGCTGCGCTGCAGGACGGGAAACAAAACCTTCCGCTTCTCTTTGGAAGCATGA